In Carassius auratus strain Wakin chromosome 12, ASM336829v1, whole genome shotgun sequence, the sequence TCAAGTGTAAATCGAGCATGAAACACATCAGTGACGGAAAATAAAAATCCGACAGGACTGAAAAAGCTGAAACAAAttaatcattaagatgtttttttaactaaaatacaagtccataatctataataacacttcctccagtgaaaaagtgcatctcctgttgtctttCACATCAACCCAACCCTTGCATGTTTGTTTATGACACATTAAATCTAACAACGAATTTAACTAGTTCAACACATTAGATTGTGTTTGCTACTGAAGACACTGCATTAAACCTGTTAAAACACAAACGGCAGTCAGGCCTTCTTCAACAGGCTTGTGCTgtgaaaatgcatataaaacagcAATATGGAGCTGATAGAGTTTTAAGATTCTCTACATTGCATTCAGCTTCTTCAGCTTTGAGGCAGATGGAGCGACTCGAAACAAaccctgacacaaacacacacacaatacactcaCTTTTAATACagatatatgcatttatattcatGCAGAGGTGGAAACAGATGCAATATAGTGTAAAGATTTCAAAGAAATGTACTGTACAAAATTTGGGATCATTaggacttgtaatgtttttttaaagaagtctcttctgctcatcaaggctgcatttattcaaacaaaaatacaagaaataaCATTAATCTggcaaaatgttataaaatataaaataatggtttctatttttaatatcctttaaaatgtaatgtatttctttgatgcaaagctgaatttccatcagcatCACTCCAGTGAACATATTTTTTGGGAAACTGTGGATAAAACCGGAAGTAGGCGGAGCTTGATTGCAAACTTCTTACAGATAAGACCGTTCTTTTTTTACATAGTTATCACCGAACAAATATTCAATTTaactaaagtaatatttttattattattattattattataacatttaaatatccTCTAACATTCATAGCGTTGTATTGTTTAAAGGGGAGGTTCACACGTTGCATTCTGATTACTTTTATGCAACCGCTCagtcttttataattttttggggggaaacaAAGGGTTTTTATGGGtttgactgaaataataatgcaataattgacactttaaattaatgtttcaaacaacaacaaaaaaaaaacaattgaacaaaaaacagataaatacaaaaagtagTCATTGATAATGTATAAACATGTATCCAATTCCACATGTAATACAATTCATttatgtgagataaaaaaaatcttagcaGCCAGGAATGCCTGGGGTTGGGCTGGGGGGAGCCAATAGGGAATTCACCTAGGGCAggaatcctcaaatctggcccactttcctgcagagtttagctttacCCCTAATCAACCACACCTGaacatgctaatcaatgtcttcagggtcattagaaaatcacaggttgGTGAgattgatcagggttggagctaaattctgcagcgcattggccttccaggacaagatttgaggaatCTTGACCAAATGGCTAGAAATGCCCCTGGCTCATTCAACccaaatcaaacacacctgaacaagctaatctaTGCAATTTAGATTACTTGAAAGCTACgtgcaggtgagtttgatcagtgCTGGAAGTGAAATGTTCTCCTTGAATCTTTAAAACCCCATTTTACAGATGTTAGTATTGCAACAAcacttatttgttttagttttgtgtgcTGTTGGCTTCTCCTGATGCACTAATTCAGCAAATTTTCTAGTAGAGGTTATCGTGAGATTGCAGGCCGAGAGGATGGCCGCTCGAGTGTATTTCTCATTGACtgctgttttattgtgtttgatCGGATACTTGAGCATAACTCATGCTAATCAAAGACGAACCACAGGTGAgaagatcagttttttttttttttacactgcctGAAGAAATGCAGAAATTAGCGACTCTGtcttttgaaattaatttaacagTTTATGAATGGGTATTAGATTATAAAGCACTTGATTTGAATCATACAAATCTGTAAAATTTGGGTTTGTGACTCCTTGTGAAATCCTTGAATCACAAATGCTGAAACTGTAGTCCCCCAACTCCCCATGATCATCTTATTCTCTAGTGGATGGTTACTGTCCGGCGACGCTGACGGTCGTGCCATCCCATCGAGGATGTACCTCTGATGAAGACTGCCCTGGAGGACACAAATGCTGTCGATTTGACTGTGGTCCTGTTTGTGTGCTGCCTGTTTTCAGTTAGTTTCCGTTAATAATGGAATCTAAAGctccataaaaacaaaacacaaactaaagctGACTATCTGTTTACACAGTGAAGCCAGGGAAATGCCCCATACCGGAGATGATTCCACTGTGTGCTGAAGGTTGTTtccatgatggccagtgtcctgccacaCAGAAATGTTGCCCCGCCACTGGtggctttgcatgcagtgaaccacgtggtcagggaagcggtcaggcaAGTTGTCAAGTAAGGGGCCAGGCAAGTGGCATTGGCCAGGGCAGTGTCAAGGGAGGTGGCATTGGCCAGGGCAGCAGTATTGGTCATGGTATTGGTGGCGTTGACCAAGGCAGCATCAAGGGAGGCAGCATTGGCCAGGGAAGTAATATTGGTCGTGGcattggccagggaagtggaATTGGCCAGGGCAGCATCAAGGGAGGCAGCATTGGCCAGGGAAGTAATATTGGTCGTGGCATTGGCCAGGGCAGCATCAAGGGAGGCAGCATTGGCCAGGGAAGTAATATTGGTCGTGGCATTGGCCAGGGCAGCAGTATTGGTCACGGTATTGGCGGcattggccagggaagtggaATTGTCCAGGGCAACAGTATTGGTCGTGGCATTGGAAGTGGAACTGGCCAGGGCAGCAGTATTGGTCACGGCATTGGCCAGGGAAGTAGTATTGGTCGTGGcattggccagggaagcggaattGGCCAGGGAAGTGGAATTGGCCAGGGCAACAGTATTGGTCACGGCATTGGCCAGGGAAGTAGTATTGGTCGTGGcattggccagggaagtggaACTGGCCAGGGCAGCAGTATTGGTTACGGCATTGGACAGGGAAGTAATATTGGTCGTGGcattggccagggaagtggaATTGGCCAGGGCAGCATCAAGGGAGGCAGCATTGGCCAGGGAAGTAATATTGGTCGTGGCATTGGCCAGGGCAGCAGTATTGGTCACGGTTTTGGCGGcattggccagggaagtggaACTGGCCAGGGCAGCAGTATTGGTCACGGCATTGGCCAGGGAAGTAGTATTGGTCGTGGcattggccagggaagcggaattGGCCAGGGTAGTAGTATTGGTCACGGTATTGGCGGcattggccagggaagtggaATTGGCCAGGGCAACAGTATTGGTCACGGCATTGGCCAGGGCAACAGTATTGGTCACGGCATTGGCCAGGGCAACAGTATTGGTCACGGCATTGGCCAGGGCAACAGTATTGGTCACGGCATTGGCCAGGGAAGTAGTATTGGTCGTGGcattggccagggaagcggaattGGCCAGGGCAGCATTATTGGTCACGGCATTGGCCAGGGAAGTAGTATTGGTCGTGGcattggccagggaagcggaattGGCCAGGGCAGCATTATTGGTTACGGTATTGGCGGTGTTCGTCAGGGGAGCATCAAGGGAGGCAGCATTGGACAGGGAAGTGGAATTGGCCAGGGTAGTAGTATTGGTCACGGTATTGGCGGcattggccagggaagtggaATTGGCCAGGGTAGTAGTATTGGCCACGGTATTGGTGGCGTCGGCCAGGGCAGGGGAATTGGCCAGGGCCCCGGTATTGGTTATGGTGTGGGCCAGGGCAGTGGAGTTGGCCAAGGTGTGAGCCAGGGCAGCGTTGTTGGCCAGGGCAGCAGTCAGGGCACCAGTATTGGCCAAGGTGTGAGCCAGGGCAGCGTTGTTGGCCAGGGCAGCAGTCAGGGCACCAGTATTGGCCAAGGTGTGAGCCAGGGCAGCGTTGTTGGCCAGGGCAGGATTCAGGGCACCAGTATTGGCCAAGATGTGAGCCAGGGCAGCGTTGTTGGCCAGGGCACCAGTATTGGCCAAGGTGTGAGCCAGGGCAGCGTTGTTGGCCAGGGCAGCAGTCAGGGCACCAGTATTGGCCAAGGTGTGAGCCAGGGCAGCGGACTGGGCCAGGGCAGTGGAATTGGCCAAGGTGTTAGCCAGGGCAGCGTTGTTGGCCAGGGCACCAGTATTGGCAAAGGTGTGAGCCAGGGCAGCGTTGTTGGCCAGGGCAGGATTCAGGGCACCAGtattggccaaggtgtgggccagggcagcggagttggccaaggtgtgggccagggcagcggagttggccaaggtgtgggccagggcagcggagttggccaaggtgtgggccagggcagcggagttggccaaggtgtgggccagggcagcggagttggccaaggtgtgggccagggcagcggagttggccaaggtgtgggccagggcagcggagttggccaaggtgtgggccagggcagcggagttggccaaggtgtgggccagggcaGCGGAGTTGGCCAGGGCAGCAGTCAGGGCATCAGtattggccaaggtgtgggccagggcagcggagttggccaaggtgtgggccagggcagcggagttggccaaggtgtgggccagggcagcggagttggccaaggtgtgggccagggcagcggagttggccaaggtgtgggccagggcagcggagttggccaaggtgtgggccagggcagcggagttggccaaggtgtgggccagggcagcggagttggccaaggtgtgggccagggcagcggagttggccaaggtgtgggccagggcagcggagttggccaaggtgtgggccagggcagcggagttggccaaggtgtgggccagggcaGCGGAGTTGGCCAGGGCAGCAGTCAGGGCATCAGtattggccaaggtgtgggccagggcagcggagttggccaaggtgtgggccagggcagcggagttggccaaggtgtgggccagggcagcggagttggccaaggtgtgggccagggcagcggagttggccaaggtgtgggccagggcggcggacggggccagggaagcggaattGGCCAAGGTTTGGGTCAGGGAAGCAGCCAGGGCCCCGGTATTGGTCATGGTGTGGGCCAGGGCAGTGgagttggccaaggtgtgggccagggcagcgttgttggccaaggtgtgggccagggcaGCGTTGTTGGCCAGGGCAGCAGTCAGGGCACCAGTATTGGCCAAGGTGTGAGCCAGGGCAGCGTTGTTGGCCAGGGCAGCAGTCAGGGCACCAGTATTGGCCAAGGTGTGAGCCAGGGCAGCGGACGGGGCCAGGGCAGTGGAATTAGCCAAGGTGTTAGCCAGGGCAGCGTTGTTGGCCAGGGCAGCAGTCAGGGCACGGTCattggccaaggtgtgggccagggTAGCGGACGGGGCCAGGGCAGTGGAATTGGCCAAGGTGTTAGCCAGGGCAGTGTTGTTGGCCAGGGCAGCAGTCAGGGCACCAGTATTGGCAAAGGTGTTAGCCAGGGCAGCGTTGTTGGCCAGGGCAGCAGTCAGGGCACCAGTATTGGCCAAGGTGTGAGCCAGGGCAGCGTTGTGGGCCAGGGCAGCGTTGTGGGCCAGGGCAGCGTTGTGGGCCAGGGCAGCGGAGTTGGCCAAGGCGTGGGCCAGGGCAGCGGAGTTGGCCAAGGCGTGGGCCAGGGCAGCGGAGTTGGCCAAGGCGTGGGCCAGGGCAGCGGAGTTGGCCAAGGCGTGGGCCAGGGCAGCGGAGTTGGCCAAGGCGTGGGTAATATTGGTCGTGGCATTGGCCAGGGCAGCAGTATTGGTCACGGTATTGGCGGcattggccagggaagtggaACTGGCCAGGGCAGCAGTATTGGTCACGGCATTGGCCAGGGAAGTAGTATTGGTCGTGGcattggccagggaagcggaattGGCCAGGGTAGTAGTATTGGTCATGGTATTGGCGGcattggccagggaagtggaATTGGCCAGGGCAACAGTATTGGTCACGGCATTGGCCAGGGCAACAGTATTGGTCACGGCATTGGCCAGGGCAACAGTATTGGTCACGGcattggccagggaagcggaattGGCCAGGGCAGCATTATTGGTTACGGTATTGGCGGTGTTCGCCAGGGGAGCATCAAGGGAGGCAGcattggccagggaagtggaATTGGCCAGGGCAACAGTATTGGTCACGGCATTGGCCAGGGAAGTAGTATTGGTCGTGGcattggccagggaagcggaattGGCCAGGGCAGCATTATTGGTTACGGTATTGGCGGTGTTCGTCAGGGGAGCATCAAGGGAGGCAGCATTGGACAGGGAAGTGGAATTGGCCAGGGCAGCAGTATTGGTCGCCGcattggccagggaagtggaATTGGCCAGGGTAGTAGTATTGGTCACGGTATTGGCGGcattggccagggaagtggaATTGGCCAGGGTAGTAGTATTGGCCACGGTATTGGTGGCGTCGGCCAGGGCAGGGGAATTGGCCAGGGCCCCGGTATTGGTTATGGTGTGGGCCAGGGCAGTGgagttggccaaggtgtgggccagggcaGCGTTGTTGGCCAGGGCAGCAGTCAGGGCACCAGTATTGGCCAAGGTGTGAGCCAGGGCAGCGTTGTTGGCCAGGGCAGCAGTCAGGGCACCAGTATTGGCCAAGGTGTGAGCCAGGGCAGTGTTGTTGGCCAGGGCAGGATTCCGGGCACCAGTATTGGCCAAGATGTGAGCCAGGGCAGCGTTGTTGGCCAGGGCACCAGTATTGGCCAAGGTGTGAGCCAGGGCAGCGTTGTTGGCCAGGGCAGCAGTCAGGGCATCAGTATTGGCCAAGGTGTGAGCCAGGGCAGCGTTGTTGGCCAGGGCACCAGTATTGGCCAAGGTGTGAGCCAGGGCAGCGTTGTTGGCCAGGGCAGCAGTCAGGGCACCAGTATTGGCCAAGGTGTGAGCCAGGGCAGCGGACTGGGCCAGGGCAGTGGAATTGGCCAAGGTGTTAGCCAGGGCAGCGTTGTTGGCCAGGGCAGCAGTCAGGGCACCAGTATTGGCCAAGATGTGAGCCAGGGCAGCGTTGTTGGCCAGGGCACCAGTATTGGCAAAGGTGTGAGCCAGGGCAGCGTTGTTGGCCAGGGCAGGATTCAGGGCACCAGtattggccaaggtgtgggccagggcagcggagttggccaaggtgtgggccagggcaCCAGTATTGGCCAAGGTGTGAGCCAGGGCAGCGTTGTTGGCCAGGGCAGCAGTCAGGGCACCAGTATTGGCCAAGGTGTGAGCCAGGGCAGCGGACTGGGCCAGGGCAGTGGAATTGGCCAAGGTGTTAGCCAGGGCAGCGTTGTTGGCCAGGGCAGCAGTCAGGGCACCAGTATTGGCCAAGATGTGAGCCAGGGCAGCGTTGTTGGCCAGGGCACCAGTATTGGCAAAGGTGTGAGCCAGGGCAGCGTTGTTGGCCAGGGCAGGATTCAGGGCACCAGTATTGGCCAAGGTGTGAGCCAGGGCAGCGTTGTTGGCCAGGGCAGCAGTCAGGGCACCAGTATTGGCCAAGATGTGAGCCAGGGCAGCGTTGTTGGCCAGGGCACCAGTATTGGCAAAGGTGTGAGCCAGGGCAGCGTTGTTGGCCAGGGCAGGATTCAGGGCACCAGtattggccaaggtgtgggccagggcagcggagttggccaaggtgtgggccagggcagcggagttggccaaggtgtgggccagggcaGCGGAGTTGGCCAGGGCAGCAGTCAGGGCATCAGtattggccaaggtgtgggccagggcagcggagttggccaaggtgtgggccagggcagcggagttggccaaggtgtgggccagggcagcggagttggccaaggtgtgggccagggcaCCAGTATTGGCCAAGGTGTGAGCCAGGGCAGCGTTGTTGGCCAGGGCAGCAGTCAGGGCACCAGTATTGGCCAAGATGTGAGCCAGGGCAGCGTTGTTGGCCATGGCACCAGTATTGGCAAAGGTGTGAGCCAGGGCAGCGTTGTTGGCCAGGGCAGGATTCAGGGCACCAGtattggccaaggtgtgggccagggcagcggagttggccaaggtgtgggccagggcagcggagttggccaaggtgtgggccagggcagcggagttggccaaggtgtgggccagggcagcggagttggccaaggtgtgggccagggcaGCGGAGTTGGCCAGGGCAGCAGTCAGGGCATCAGtattggccaaggtgtgggccagggcggcggagttggccaaggtgtgggccagggcggcggagttggccaaggtgtgggccagggcggcggagttggccaaggtgtgggccagggcggcggagttggccaaggtgtgggccagggcggcggagttggccaaggtgtgggccagggcggcggagttggccaaggtgtgggccagggcggcggagttggccaaggtgtgggccagggcggcggagttggccaaggtgtgggccagggcggcggagttggccaaggtgtgggccagggcggcggagttggccaaggtgtgggccagggcggcggagttggccaaggtgtgggccagggcggcggagttggccaaggtgtgggccagggcggcggagttggccaaggtgtgggccagggcggcggagttggccaaggtgtgggccagggcggcggagttggccaaggtgtgggccagggcggcggagttggccaaggtgtgggccagggcggcggagttggccaaggtgtgggccagggcggcggagttggccaaggtgtgggccagggcggcggagttggccaaggtgtgggccagggcggcggacggggccagggaagcggaattggccaaggtgtgggccagggcggcggaattggccaaggtgtgggccagggcggcggacggggccagggaagcggaattggccaaggtgtgggccagggcggcggagttggccaaggtgtgggccagggcggcggagttggccaaggtgtgggccagggcggcggagttggccaaggtgtgggccagggcggcggagttggccaaggtgtgggccagggcggcggagttggccaaggtgtgggccagggcggcggagttggccaaggtgtgggccagggcggcggagttggccaaggtgtgggccagggcggcggacggggccagggaagcggaattggccaaggtgtgggccagggcggcggaattggccaaggtgtgggccagggcggcggacggggccagggaagcggaattGGCCAAGGTGTGGGTCAGGGCGGCGGAGTTGGCCAGGGCACCGGAATTGGCCAAGGTGTGGGTCAGGGCGGCGGAGTTGGCCAGGGCAGCAGTCAGGGCATCAGtattggccaaggtgtgggccagggcagcggagttggccaaggtgtgggccagggcggcggaattggccaaggtgtgggccagggcggcggacggggccagggaagcggaattGGCCAAGGTGTGGGTCAGGGCGGCGGacggggccagggaagcggaattGGCCAAGGTGTGGGTCAGGGCGGCGGacggggccagggaagcggaattGGCCAAGGTGTGGGTCAGGGAAGCAGCCAGGGCCCCGGTATTGGTCATGGTGTGGGCCAGGGCAGTGgagttggccaaggtgtgggccagggcaGCGTTGTTGGCCAGGGCAGCAGTCAGGGCACCAGTATTGGCCAAGGTGTGAGCCAGGGCAGCGTTGTTGGCCAGGGCAGCAGTCAGGGCACCAGTATTGGCCAAGGTGTGAGCCAGGGCAGCGGACGGGGCCAGGGCAGTGGAATTAGCCAAGGTGTTAGCCAGGGCAGCGTTGTTGGCCAGGGCAGCAGTCAGGGCACCAGTATTGGCAAAGGTGTTAGCCAGGGCAGCGTTGTTGGCCAGGGCAGCAGTCAGGGCACCAGTATTGGCCAAGGTGTTAGCCAGGGCAGCGTTGTTGGCCAGGGCAGCAGTCAGGGCACCAGtattggccaaggtgtgggccagggcaGCGTTGTGGGCCAGGGCAGCGTTGTGGGCCAGGGCAGCGGAGTTGGCCAAGGCGTGGGCCAGGGCAGCGGAGTTGGCCAAGGCGTGGGCCAGGGCAGCGGAGTTGGCCAAGGCGTGGGCCAGGGCAGCGGAGTTGGCCAAGGCGTGGGCCAGGGCAGCGGAGTTGGCCAAGGCGTGGGCCAGGGCAGCGGAGTTGGCCAAGGCAGCGgagttggccaaggtgtgggTCAGGGCAGCGGACGGGGCCAGGGTGTGGGTCAGGGCAGCGGACGGGGCCAGGGTGTGGGTCAGGGCAGCGGACGaggccagggaagcggaattGGCCAAGGTGTGGGTCAGGGAAGCAGCCAGGGCAGCGGTATTGGCCAAGGTGTGAGTCAGGGCAGCGTTGTTGGTCAGGGCAGCGTTGTGGGCCAGGGAAGCAGCCAGGGTACTGGTATCGGCCAGGGTAGTGGACTAGGTCAGGGCAGTGGAATTGGCCAAGGTGTGGACCAGGGCAGTGGAATTGGCCAGGGAAGCAACCAGGGCTCCGGTATTGGTCATGGTATGGGCCAGGGAAGTGGACAGggccaaggtgtgggccagggcaGTGGACGGGCCCAGGGCAGTGGTGTTGCTCAAGGTGTGGGCCAGGATAGCGTTGTGGGCCAGGATAGCGTAGTGGATCAAGGTGTGGGTCAAGATAGCGTAGTGGGCCAGGATAGCGTAGTGGATCAAGGTGTGGGCCAGGATAGCCTAGTGGGCCAAGGTAGCAGCCAGGGCACCGGAATTGGTCATTGTGTTGGCCAGGGAAACAGCCAGGGCAGCAGTATAGGCCAGGAAAGTTAATGGGGAAGTGGTATTGGCCAGGGAAGCATTCGAGGGAATTGTCAGGGATGTGGTCAAGGAAATGGTCATGGGAATTTTGCATGACACTTACTGGAGATCTTTTCCAATTCAGTGCTCTAAACCATTTAAGCAAACCAAGGAAAAGATGCCAAGTGAATGGTTTCTGTCTCTTCCCCCAACTACCACCAcctcaaataaaaaacaattgctTTATTTTGAGTTGGCATTTTTGTTTTCTGACcgttttatcacttttttttttttttttttttattaataaattacctttttattctTGGCAAAGTGGAGTTGCCTGCAGCCTTTACTCCAGCCAGAATACATCATTAATATGCCAATTTGGTGCTTTAGAAACACTTCATGAATTTTGAAAACTGCAAGTAATAAAATATGCAAGGGCTTATAGAAGTGTGCTTCTGTGGCAATGTTCGTTGAACATGGATGCATGCTTAGACCAAGTAACAACTTGAAGCTTTTGTTAATATACCTTAAACGTTGTAACCATACCTTTAAACACAAGTGCTGCTTTGCACTTCAGTTGCAATTCTGCAACAAACTTGCTCTTGCAAACTACACTGCATTTCATAAGACCAGGGCTTGACATTAATACCCGCTAAATGCAAGTGGATCTTGCTCGTGTGAGCTGGAGGCTtggtataagtttagcacagatattttCACTCGCAAACACCTaggtgtggttttttttttttttttttttgttttggtattttatttatatctatcAATCAGTTTGGagggtaaactaaaatatttactagcCATTGGCtgttcaattgccaaggtgtccgtagagggttgcaGCCTAACCAGTAGTCATTATTAGGGCCTAAgcacaaaaaaatgacaaactgTAATGTGTTCTTTATGATGAGCAGAACGTTCCCCTCAAATTTGAATGAAGATAAAAGCAACTTTTTCCGAGCCATGGCGTTTTTCGTGAGGTTGAGACTGCCCTACTTTCCATTGCAACtttctcagtttggttcaataAAGTAATTCTGATATTTTGCactgaaaatgtattgaatttACTAAGATGttatggtaagtggttgcaatcaatttattttagctatatttaaattagggcttgcatagactagttgAGTGATCGACGACTACAGCCACTAGTCAGAGCTGttggaaacaatcgactactcgagcatgcattaaatggatagttcactcaaaatcaaaattatgtcattaataactcaccctcatgttgttcaaaacctgtgagacctctgtttatcttcaggacacagtttaagatatttaagatttagtccgagagctctcagtccctccatttgaaactgtgtgtacggtctactgtccatgtccagaaaggtaagaaaaacatcatcagagtagtccatgtgacatcagaggggcagt encodes:
- the LOC113111428 gene encoding fibroin heavy chain-like isoform X8, which translates into the protein MAARVYFSLTAVLLCLIGYLSITHANQRRTTVDGYCPATLTVVPSHRGCTSDEDCPGGHKCCRFDCGPVCVLPVFMKPGKCPIPEMIPLCAEGCFHDGQCPATQKCCPATGGFACSEPRGQGSGQASCQVRGQASGIGQGSVKGGGIGQGSSIGHGIGGVDQGSIKGGSIGQGSNIGRGIGQGSGIGQGSIKGGSIGQGSNIGRGIGQGSIKGGSIGQGSNIGRGIGQGSSIGHGIGGIGQGSGIVQGNSIGRGIGSGTGQGSSIGHGIGQGSSIGRGIGQGSGIGQGSGIGQGNSIGHGIGQGSSIGRGIGQGSGTGQGSSIGYGIGQGSNIGRGIGQGSGIGQGSIKGGSIGQGSNIGRGIGQGSSIGHGFGGIGQGSGTGQGSSIGHGIGQGSSIGRGIGQGSGIGQGSSIGHGIGGIGQGSGIGQGNSIGHGIGQGNSIGHGIGQGNSIGHGIGQGNSIGHGIGQGSSIGRGIGQGSGIGQGSIIGHGIGQGSSIGRGIGQGSGIGQGSIIGYGIGGVRQGSIKGGSIGQGSGIGQGSSIGHGIGGIGQGSGIGQGSSIGHGIGGVGQGRGIGQGPGIGYGVGQGSGVGQGVSQGSVVGQGSSQGTSIGQGVSQGSVVGQGSSQGTSIGQGVSQGSVVGQGRIQGTSIGQDVSQGSVVGQGTSIGQGVSQGSVVGQGSSQGTSIGQGVSQGSGLGQGSGIGQGVSQGSVVGQGTSIGKGVSQGSVVGQGRIQGTSIGQGVSQGSVVGQGSSQGTSIGQGVSQGSGRGQGSGISQGVSQGSVVGQGSSQGTVIGQGVGQGSGRGQGSGIGQGVSQGSVVGQGSSQGTSIGKGVSQGSVVGQGSSQGTSIGQGVGQGSVVGQGSSQGTSIGQGVSQGSVVGQGSSQGTSIGQGVSQGSVVGQGSSQGISIGQGVSQGSVVGQGTSIGQGVSQGSVVGQGSSQGTSIGQGVSQGSGLGQGSGIGQGVSQGSVVGQGSSQGTSIGQDVSQGSVVGQGTSIGKGVSQGSVVGQGRIQGTSIGQGVSQGSVVGQGSSQGTSIGQGVSQGSGLGQGSGIGQGVSQGSVVGQGSSQGTSIGQDVSQGSVVGQGTSIGKGVSQGSVVGQGRIQGTSIGQGVSQGSVVGQGSSQGTSIGQDVSQGSVVGQGTSIGKGVSQGSVVGQGRIQGTSIGQGVGQGSGVGQGVGQGSGVGQGVGQGSGVGQGSSQGISIGQGVGQGSGVGQGVGQGSGVGQGVGQGSGVGQGVGQGTSIGQGVSQGSVVGQGSSQGTSIGQDVSQGSVVGHGTSIGKGVSQGSVVGQGRIQGTSIGQGVGQGSGVGQGVGQGSGVGQGVGQGSGVGQGVGQGSGVGQGVGQGSGVGQGSSQGISIGQGVGQGGGVGQGVGQGGGVGQGVGQGGGRGQGSGIGQGVGQGGGRGQGSGIGQGVGQGSSQGPGIGHGVGQGSGVGQGVGQGSVVGQGSSQGTSIGQGVSQGSVVGQGSSQGTSIGQGVSQGSGRGQGSGISQGVSQGSVVGQGSSQGTSIGKGVSQGSVVGQGSSQGTSIGQGVSQGSVVGQGSSQGTSIGQGVGQGSVVGQGSVVGQGSGVGQGVGQGSGVGQGVGQGSGVGQGVGQGSGVGQGVGQGSGVGQGVGQGSGVGQGSGVGQGVGQGSGRGQGVGQGSGRGQGVGQGSGRGQGSGIGQGVGQGSSQGSGIGQGVSQGSVVGQGSVVGQGSSQGTGIGQGSGLGQGSGIGQGVDQGSGIGQGSNQGSGIGHGMGQGSGQGQGVGQGSGRAQGSGVAQGVGQDSVVGQDSVVDQGVGQDSVVGQDSVVDQGVGQDSLVGQGSSQGTGIGHCVGQGNSQGSSIGQES